From the Streptomyces syringium genome, one window contains:
- a CDS encoding GMC oxidoreductase, producing the protein MAALSAAALAGATTISSASRAAAADKSVAGGTFVPAVVIGTGYGAAVSALRLGEAGVPTLMLEMGQLWNQPGPDGNVYSGMLKPDKRSSWFKTRTEAPLGSFLWLDLANRDIEPYAGVLDRVNFDQMSVYVGRGVGGGSLVNGGMAVTPRRSYFEEVLPRVDAAEMYDRYFPRANKTLRVGNIDKSWFEQTDWYKFARVSREQASKAGLGTTFVPNVYDWDYMRREADGSVPKSALAAEVIYGNNHGKVSLDKSYLASALGTGKVTIETLHEVKTIRQQKDGTYLLTVEQKNVDGKVLASKEITCKHLFLGAGSLGSTELLLRARETGTLPNLNAEIGTGWGPNGNIMTARANHMWNPTGTKQSSIPALGIDDWDNPDAPVFAEIAPMPAGLETWVSLYLAITKNPERGTFVYDRATDRAKLRWTREQNAPAVAAAKSLFDRINKANTTIYRYDLFGKQLKAFADDFCYHPLGGCVLGKATDDYGRVAGYKNLYVTDGSLIPGSIGVNPFVTITALAERNIERVIKQDITAS; encoded by the coding sequence ATGGCGGCCCTCAGCGCCGCCGCCCTCGCCGGCGCGACCACGATCTCCTCGGCCTCCCGCGCGGCGGCCGCCGACAAGTCCGTGGCCGGCGGTACGTTCGTGCCGGCCGTGGTGATCGGCACCGGCTACGGCGCGGCCGTCTCCGCCCTGCGCCTCGGTGAGGCGGGCGTCCCGACGCTGATGCTCGAAATGGGCCAGCTGTGGAACCAGCCCGGCCCGGACGGGAACGTCTACAGCGGGATGCTCAAGCCCGACAAGCGCTCCAGCTGGTTCAAGACCCGCACCGAGGCGCCGCTCGGCTCCTTCCTCTGGCTCGACCTCGCCAACCGGGACATCGAGCCCTACGCCGGTGTCCTGGACCGGGTCAACTTCGACCAGATGTCCGTGTACGTCGGGCGCGGGGTGGGCGGCGGCTCGCTGGTCAACGGCGGCATGGCGGTGACCCCCAGGCGCTCGTACTTCGAGGAGGTGCTGCCCCGGGTCGACGCCGCCGAGATGTACGACCGGTACTTCCCGCGCGCCAACAAGACGCTCCGGGTGGGCAACATAGACAAGAGCTGGTTCGAGCAGACCGACTGGTACAAGTTCGCCCGGGTCTCGCGGGAGCAGGCGTCGAAGGCGGGCCTCGGCACCACCTTCGTGCCCAATGTCTACGACTGGGACTACATGCGGCGCGAGGCGGACGGCTCCGTGCCCAAGTCCGCGCTGGCCGCCGAGGTCATCTACGGCAACAACCACGGCAAGGTCTCGCTGGACAAGAGCTACCTGGCGAGCGCCCTGGGCACCGGCAAGGTCACCATCGAGACCCTGCACGAGGTCAAGACGATCCGGCAGCAGAAGGACGGCACGTATCTGCTGACCGTCGAGCAGAAGAACGTCGACGGCAAGGTGCTCGCCAGCAAGGAGATCACCTGCAAGCACCTGTTCCTCGGGGCCGGCAGCCTCGGTTCCACGGAACTGCTGCTGCGTGCCCGCGAGACCGGCACGCTGCCGAACCTCAACGCCGAGATCGGCACCGGCTGGGGCCCGAACGGCAACATCATGACCGCCCGTGCCAACCACATGTGGAACCCCACCGGGACCAAGCAGTCGTCGATACCCGCGCTGGGCATCGACGACTGGGACAACCCCGACGCCCCGGTCTTCGCCGAGATCGCGCCCATGCCGGCCGGTCTGGAGACCTGGGTCAGCCTCTACCTTGCCATCACCAAGAACCCCGAGCGCGGCACCTTCGTCTACGACAGGGCCACGGACCGGGCGAAGCTGCGGTGGACCCGGGAACAGAACGCGCCCGCGGTCGCCGCCGCGAAGTCGCTCTTCGACCGGATCAACAAGGCCAACACCACCATCTACCGGTACGACCTCTTCGGCAAGCAGCTCAAGGCCTTCGCCGACGACTTCTGCTACCACCCGCTCGGCGGCTGCGTCCTGGGCAAGGCCACCGACGACTACGGCCGTGTCGCCGGTTACAAGAACCTCTACGTCACCGACGGTTCCCTGATCCCCGGCTCCATCGGCGTCAACCCGTTCGTGACCATCACGGCGCTGGCCGAGCGGAACATCGAGCGTGTCATCAAGCAGGACATCACCGCCTCCTGA
- a CDS encoding cytochrome P450, with amino-acid sequence MTELASVSFPTVRENARGLPQCPQGARGEPPITRLTFEDGRPGWLVTGYSTARAVLADPRFSAKGERHHPPVPRAPTLGESPAAPTGMFNRQENMREKPEEQHYRKLLLGQLTDDRMQRLTEWIEKSAEELLDAMERHGAPADLLEHFALPLPSLVICELLGVPDADREEFQRASAVWSGLGETAEAVLGAFASLNAYLHRLVPRRRAHPGDDLLSGLIAADDALTDEELASIAFLLLAAGHETVAHQLALGVLTLLEDPGQLAALRADPSLIDGAVEELLRHLSVVHHGPTRAALEDVEIDGRLVRAGEIVMVSLAAANHDPEHFAAPAALDPARDATGHLAFGHGAHRCLGRQLARIELRVALGALLRRFPCLRAPVPLRQLPLRHDAPVRGVRRAPVAW; translated from the coding sequence ATGACCGAACTCGCGTCGGTGTCTTTCCCCACCGTCCGGGAGAACGCCCGCGGCCTGCCGCAGTGCCCGCAAGGAGCGCGCGGGGAACCGCCGATCACCCGGCTGACCTTCGAGGACGGCCGGCCGGGATGGCTCGTCACCGGGTATTCCACCGCACGGGCGGTGCTCGCCGACCCCCGGTTCAGTGCCAAGGGGGAACGGCACCACCCGCCGGTGCCCCGCGCACCCACCCTCGGGGAATCCCCGGCCGCACCGACCGGAATGTTCAACCGGCAAGAAAATATGCGTGAAAAACCCGAGGAACAGCATTACCGCAAGCTGCTCCTCGGCCAATTGACCGACGACCGCATGCAGCGGCTCACCGAATGGATCGAGAAGAGCGCCGAAGAACTGCTCGACGCGATGGAGCGCCACGGCGCCCCCGCCGACCTCCTCGAGCACTTCGCGCTGCCGCTGCCCTCCCTGGTGATCTGCGAGCTGCTCGGGGTGCCCGACGCCGACCGCGAGGAATTCCAGCGCGCGAGCGCCGTGTGGAGCGGCCTCGGGGAGACCGCCGAGGCCGTACTGGGCGCCTTCGCGAGCCTCAACGCGTATCTGCACCGGCTGGTGCCGCGAAGGCGCGCACACCCCGGCGACGACCTGCTGAGCGGCCTGATCGCCGCCGACGACGCACTGACCGACGAGGAACTCGCCTCGATCGCCTTCCTGCTGCTGGCGGCCGGTCACGAGACGGTGGCCCACCAACTGGCCCTCGGCGTGCTCACCCTGCTGGAGGACCCGGGGCAACTGGCCGCGCTGCGCGCCGATCCGTCGCTCATCGACGGCGCGGTCGAGGAACTGCTGCGCCATCTGAGCGTCGTCCACCACGGGCCCACCCGCGCGGCCCTGGAGGACGTCGAGATCGACGGGCGGCTCGTCCGGGCGGGTGAGATCGTCATGGTCTCGCTGGCCGCCGCCAATCACGATCCCGAGCACTTCGCCGCCCCCGCCGCGCTCGATCCCGCCCGGGACGCCACCGGCCATCTGGCCTTCGGGCACGGCGCCCACCGGTGCCTCGGACGGCAACTGGCCCGCATCGAGCTGCGCGTCGCCCTCGGCGCCCTGCTGCGGCGCTTCCCCTGCCTGCGGGCGCCCGTGCCCCTGCGGCAGCTCCCGCTCCGCCACGACGCGCCGGTCCGCGGCGTCCGCCGGGCCCCGGTGGCCTGGTAA
- a CDS encoding helix-turn-helix transcriptional regulator — MTPLLDRRRELDVIAAAMAAAEGGSGSLVVVTGGVGVGKSALLRALPALAEARGTTVLRASGALLEADFVFGVVSQLLEPLLPETCVEPPADATGAAVDAEPHRELLALVDHHSARGPLLMLVDDLQWADPPSLRWLAHLAKRLPRLPVTVVVTVRDGDTRAEEPRVHEVTDRAAHTLRPGPLSARGTAELVAARFGRPGAPAFVTTCHKATGGNPLFLTATLAGLADTDEPVAARAGAVHGLRLPALRERLVVALRSQPGPVRDMAKAMAVLDDPADPVLVGRLAGLDETGRDAAVRGLARLGLLAAGPVPRFAHPAVRDAVEELMTPAEQEDIHIYAALLLHNGGHPAEQAAAQLLAATSCQDGWAVEVLRAAANAALRRGAPEDAARYLRRALLGSSPTGGERATLLVDLATIERAFDPLAAMRHISQALLLLPSAAQRAMAATRIPPSMLGSCPPPCVELVARTAEDLGDPERLGGAERDLALRLEARLRHVAVSGPGQLPGCADRLRAMGPNPSLRTAAERELVTVLLHGATMAQGMRAADVARLANRILQYEPASPNHAYTALPLLTHSLIAADSFETIGPWLETAREQARRENATVPQTVIGIELTHVALAQGRLEEARARAYEVLALGGAEWATLQSMTAVVVTAIESRDPELTRRLLSYRREGADHGYRPSSLQLVRGVTAAMRGDAPSALEYFLDWGRSAERADWRNPAVFPWRAWAAGLHHRMGNTAQAHDLIEEEYARALAWGTRVAIGRAQRVRGAIAEGERGIALLRESAETLEGGINALERARTALLLGRRLGADGQAEAETHLRRAREEAEGCGATWLAERAARELGNLSRGRSSAAVAHLTKAERRVAALAAAGEANKDIAERLEVSSRAVEKHLTHAYRKLNVTGRAQLAELGHLLGDTTAEPPAPRATLTTPSGTTAPNRTELTRTKESGTEPKHGVNPR, encoded by the coding sequence ATGACACCCCTGCTCGACCGCCGACGCGAACTGGACGTGATCGCGGCGGCGATGGCGGCGGCCGAAGGGGGCAGCGGCTCGCTGGTCGTCGTCACCGGTGGCGTCGGCGTCGGCAAGAGCGCCCTGCTCCGCGCCCTGCCCGCCCTCGCGGAGGCGCGCGGCACCACCGTCCTGCGCGCGAGCGGAGCCCTCCTCGAGGCGGACTTCGTGTTCGGGGTGGTCTCCCAGCTCCTGGAGCCCCTGCTGCCCGAGACCTGCGTCGAGCCGCCCGCCGACGCGACCGGGGCGGCCGTCGACGCCGAACCGCACCGCGAACTCCTCGCGCTGGTGGACCACCACAGTGCGCGCGGACCGCTGCTGATGCTGGTGGACGACCTCCAGTGGGCCGACCCGCCCTCGCTGCGCTGGCTCGCCCACCTGGCCAAGAGACTGCCGCGGCTGCCCGTCACCGTGGTCGTCACCGTCCGCGACGGCGACACCCGGGCCGAGGAGCCGCGCGTCCACGAGGTCACCGACCGCGCGGCGCACACACTGCGCCCCGGCCCGCTGTCCGCGCGCGGCACGGCCGAGCTGGTGGCCGCCCGCTTCGGCCGCCCCGGCGCCCCCGCCTTCGTCACCACCTGCCACAAGGCCACCGGCGGCAACCCCCTCTTCCTCACCGCGACCCTGGCGGGCCTCGCCGATACGGACGAGCCCGTCGCCGCCCGGGCCGGAGCCGTCCACGGGCTGCGGCTGCCGGCGCTGCGCGAGCGGCTCGTCGTCGCCCTGCGCTCCCAGCCCGGACCCGTGCGGGACATGGCCAAGGCGATGGCGGTCCTCGACGACCCGGCCGATCCCGTGCTCGTCGGCAGGCTCGCCGGCCTCGACGAGACCGGCCGCGACGCGGCCGTCCGGGGCCTGGCCCGTCTCGGGCTGCTGGCCGCGGGCCCCGTGCCCCGGTTCGCCCACCCGGCGGTGCGCGACGCCGTCGAGGAACTGATGACCCCCGCCGAGCAGGAGGACATCCACATCTACGCCGCCCTGCTCCTGCACAACGGCGGCCACCCCGCGGAGCAGGCGGCGGCGCAACTCCTCGCCGCCACCTCCTGCCAGGACGGCTGGGCGGTCGAGGTGCTGCGCGCCGCGGCCAACGCGGCCCTGCGCCGCGGCGCACCCGAGGACGCCGCCCGCTATCTGCGGCGGGCCCTGCTCGGCAGCTCACCCACCGGAGGGGAGCGGGCCACGCTCCTCGTCGACCTGGCCACCATCGAGCGGGCCTTCGACCCGCTGGCCGCGATGCGGCACATCTCGCAGGCGCTGCTGCTGCTCCCGTCGGCCGCGCAGCGCGCCATGGCGGCCACCCGCATCCCGCCCTCGATGCTCGGCTCCTGCCCGCCGCCGTGCGTCGAACTCGTCGCCCGCACGGCCGAGGACCTCGGCGATCCCGAGCGCCTCGGCGGCGCCGAGCGCGACCTGGCGCTGCGGCTCGAAGCCCGGCTGCGGCACGTGGCGGTGAGCGGTCCGGGCCAACTGCCCGGCTGCGCCGACCGCTTGCGTGCCATGGGGCCGAACCCGTCCCTGCGGACCGCGGCCGAGCGGGAGCTGGTCACCGTGCTCCTGCACGGCGCCACCATGGCGCAGGGCATGCGGGCGGCCGACGTGGCCCGGCTGGCCAACCGGATCCTCCAGTACGAACCCGCCTCGCCCAACCACGCCTACACCGCCCTGCCGCTGCTGACCCACAGCCTCATCGCGGCGGACTCCTTCGAGACGATCGGACCCTGGCTGGAGACCGCCCGGGAACAGGCCCGCCGGGAGAACGCCACCGTCCCCCAGACGGTGATCGGCATCGAGCTCACCCACGTCGCCCTCGCCCAGGGCCGCCTCGAAGAGGCACGCGCGCGTGCCTACGAAGTGCTCGCCCTGGGCGGCGCCGAGTGGGCCACCCTCCAGTCGATGACCGCCGTCGTCGTGACCGCCATCGAGAGCCGCGACCCGGAGCTGACCCGGCGGCTGCTGTCCTACCGCCGTGAGGGCGCCGACCACGGCTACCGGCCGTCCTCCCTGCAGCTCGTGCGCGGCGTCACCGCGGCGATGCGCGGTGACGCGCCGAGCGCCCTGGAGTACTTCCTGGACTGGGGGCGCTCCGCCGAGCGCGCCGACTGGCGTAACCCCGCCGTCTTCCCCTGGCGCGCCTGGGCGGCCGGGCTGCACCACCGGATGGGCAACACGGCACAGGCCCACGACCTCATCGAGGAGGAGTACGCCCGCGCCCTGGCCTGGGGCACCCGGGTGGCGATCGGCCGGGCCCAGCGGGTCCGGGGGGCCATCGCCGAGGGAGAGCGCGGCATCGCGCTGCTGCGGGAGTCCGCCGAGACCCTGGAAGGCGGCATCAACGCCCTGGAGCGGGCCAGGACCGCCCTCCTGCTCGGCCGGCGGCTGGGGGCCGACGGGCAGGCCGAGGCCGAGACCCACCTGCGCCGGGCCCGGGAGGAGGCGGAGGGCTGTGGTGCCACCTGGCTCGCCGAGCGGGCGGCGCGTGAGCTGGGGAACCTCTCCCGCGGCAGGAGCTCGGCGGCCGTCGCGCACCTGACGAAGGCCGAACGCCGCGTCGCCGCCCTCGCCGCGGCCGGAGAGGCGAACAAGGACATCGCCGAGCGGCTCGAGGTGAGTTCACGGGCGGTGGAGAAGCACCTCACACACGCCTACCGCAAGCTCAATGTGACGGGCCGGGCGCAACTCGCCGAGCTGGGCCACCTGTTGGGCGACACCACGGCCGAGCCGCCGGCACCCCGGGCGACCCTGACCACCCCCAGCGGAACGACCGCGCCGAACCGTACCGAACTCACCCGAACCAAAGAGTCCGGAACCGAACCGAAGCATGGCGTGAACCCTCGGTAA
- a CDS encoding helix-turn-helix transcriptional regulator — MRQVSYSRDEKPERRPPATGSAGAPTRLAEGELVEREKEQELLAGLLGGLRSGRSAAVEVRGVPGSGRSALLSRAAELADRAGVRVAAAQASWEESGLRYGVVAQLLAALTPATGAGRTPLPAGDEPADRTVELCRVFLTAARAQPLLLVVDDVQWADPCSRRWLQALARRLDSAPLMLLTARSDALPGGPYDRIELCPLADAPAVTGHTLHLAPLSAAGVGEMLGRAFTEPADPAFVRAAARAVEGNPAVLRAVIGRFSGHGRPPAADRLPQLTEAAAEAIGDRAIRTFGVLPEELLGVLRVIAVAGRYCTPEMITALAELRTLGAARALELLSGTGLLTAGDRPAFGEPKAAEAALAGIGAERREELYARVAEWAHRTAVPDGGLARMLLGARVIGHPWAVEVLRREAARRRAAGHPEEAVRLLRRALREPVRPPLRVRILIELSTVVLPTSPEAADRHLRQALLVAPADGSVGPSWVRAAELLVARGDVVAAQPLIAQAAARSETRPADHAALRALYWLAEHSQQGATHELDQPRMTALPTSPTDPAEAGVVAWRGALGGHDIARTRALARAALAPSARDTTPLTTQLAACHALVLADDFAEARTALDAVLVRAEESDARAVTGLALLVDATAELRQGRPDRAATALDRARETVPQHCWHPLMAPGPPAFRALVQLERGDLEGAEGSVALARPGGAEGGLAWAHLLYARGRLRLALGQRGKALADFLECGRLLLARQVTNPALLPWRSAAAQARGPRTDDAQAIALLAEERRLALAWGAPSAVRTALHTVGARAGDPARPGRRPGRPWPESAAPTARTPATWQYRQALLALGTTPLSGSDTIDTLLSDDTPATERTGRTGQRDRSEQAGQTGQGGRAAPARPRRAPAGTPRAPGGAPDPASLGLTGAELRVAALAAGGLANRAIAAELSVTLRTVELHLTKAYRKLGISGRAELAAALGRAPRETP; from the coding sequence GTGAGACAGGTGTCGTACTCGCGGGACGAGAAGCCGGAACGCCGGCCGCCCGCGACCGGCTCCGCCGGCGCGCCGACGCGGCTCGCCGAGGGCGAGCTCGTCGAGCGGGAGAAGGAGCAGGAGCTCCTCGCCGGTCTGCTCGGCGGCCTGCGCTCCGGGCGGTCGGCGGCGGTCGAGGTCCGCGGCGTCCCGGGCAGCGGTCGCAGCGCCCTGCTGAGCCGGGCCGCGGAACTCGCCGACCGGGCCGGGGTCCGGGTGGCCGCGGCCCAGGCGTCCTGGGAGGAGTCCGGGCTCCGCTACGGCGTGGTGGCCCAACTCCTCGCCGCCCTCACCCCGGCCACCGGCGCGGGCCGCACGCCGCTCCCGGCGGGTGACGAGCCGGCGGACCGCACCGTGGAGCTGTGCCGGGTCTTCCTCACCGCGGCCCGCGCGCAGCCCCTGCTGCTGGTCGTCGACGACGTCCAGTGGGCGGACCCCTGCTCGCGCCGATGGCTCCAGGCACTGGCCCGCAGGCTCGACTCCGCCCCCCTGATGCTGCTCACCGCGCGCAGCGACGCACTGCCCGGCGGCCCGTACGACCGCATCGAGCTGTGCCCGCTGGCCGACGCTCCGGCCGTCACCGGACACACCCTCCACCTCGCTCCCCTGTCGGCGGCCGGGGTGGGCGAGATGCTCGGCCGCGCATTCACCGAGCCCGCCGACCCGGCCTTCGTCCGGGCGGCTGCCCGGGCCGTGGAGGGCAACCCCGCCGTCCTGCGCGCGGTGATCGGCCGCTTCTCGGGCCACGGCCGGCCACCGGCGGCCGACCGGCTGCCGCAGCTGACCGAGGCCGCCGCCGAGGCGATCGGGGACCGGGCGATCCGTACGTTCGGCGTCCTGCCCGAGGAACTCCTCGGCGTCCTGCGCGTCATCGCGGTGGCCGGCCGGTACTGCACCCCCGAGATGATCACCGCCCTGGCGGAGCTGCGGACCCTCGGCGCGGCCCGCGCCCTGGAACTGCTCTCCGGCACCGGCCTGCTGACGGCCGGGGACCGCCCCGCCTTCGGCGAACCCAAGGCGGCCGAGGCGGCGCTGGCCGGGATCGGCGCGGAGCGCCGCGAGGAGCTGTACGCGCGCGTGGCCGAATGGGCCCACCGCACGGCCGTACCCGACGGCGGACTGGCCCGGATGCTGCTCGGCGCGCGCGTCATCGGCCACCCCTGGGCGGTGGAGGTCCTGCGCCGGGAAGCCGCCCGGCGGCGCGCCGCCGGACACCCCGAGGAAGCGGTGCGGCTGCTGCGGCGCGCCCTGCGCGAACCCGTCCGCCCACCGCTGCGGGTCCGCATCCTCATCGAGCTGAGCACGGTGGTGCTGCCCACCTCGCCCGAGGCCGCCGACCGCCATCTGCGCCAGGCGCTGCTCGTCGCCCCGGCCGACGGCAGCGTCGGCCCCTCGTGGGTCCGCGCCGCCGAACTGCTCGTGGCCCGCGGCGACGTCGTCGCGGCACAGCCGCTGATCGCCCAGGCCGCCGCCCGCAGCGAGACCCGCCCGGCGGACCACGCGGCGCTGCGGGCGCTGTACTGGCTCGCCGAACACAGCCAGCAGGGCGCGACGCACGAGCTGGACCAGCCCCGGATGACGGCGTTGCCCACCTCGCCCACCGACCCCGCCGAGGCGGGCGTCGTCGCCTGGCGCGGCGCCCTCGGCGGCCACGACATCGCCCGCACCCGCGCACTGGCCCGCGCCGCCCTCGCCCCGTCGGCGCGCGACACCACCCCCCTGACCACCCAGCTGGCGGCCTGTCACGCGCTCGTCCTCGCCGACGACTTCGCCGAGGCACGCACCGCCCTGGACGCCGTCCTGGTGCGTGCCGAGGAGTCGGACGCCCGCGCGGTGACCGGCCTCGCCCTGCTCGTCGACGCCACGGCGGAACTGCGACAGGGACGCCCCGACCGGGCCGCGACCGCCCTCGACCGGGCCCGGGAGACCGTCCCCCAGCACTGCTGGCACCCCCTCATGGCCCCCGGCCCCCCGGCCTTCCGCGCCCTCGTCCAACTGGAGCGCGGGGACCTCGAAGGGGCCGAGGGCTCCGTCGCGCTGGCCCGTCCCGGCGGCGCCGAGGGCGGTCTCGCCTGGGCCCACCTGCTGTACGCCCGGGGCAGACTGCGGCTGGCCCTCGGGCAACGCGGCAAGGCACTCGCGGACTTCCTGGAATGCGGCCGGCTGCTGCTCGCCCGCCAGGTGACCAACCCGGCCCTGCTGCCCTGGCGTTCGGCCGCCGCGCAGGCCCGCGGCCCGCGCACCGACGACGCCCAGGCCATCGCCCTGCTCGCCGAGGAGCGCAGGCTCGCCCTGGCCTGGGGCGCGCCGAGCGCGGTGAGAACGGCCCTGCACACCGTGGGGGCGCGGGCCGGGGACCCGGCCCGCCCCGGGCGCCGGCCCGGCCGGCCGTGGCCCGAGTCCGCCGCCCCCACGGCCCGGACACCGGCCACCTGGCAGTACCGGCAGGCGCTCCTCGCCCTGGGGACCACGCCGCTGAGCGGCTCGGACACCATCGACACCCTGCTCTCCGACGACACACCGGCGACCGAACGGACCGGCCGCACCGGGCAGCGCGACCGGAGCGAACAGGCCGGGCAGACCGGACAGGGCGGGCGGGCCGCACCGGCCCGTCCCCGGCGGGCACCGGCCGGGACACCCCGCGCCCCCGGCGGCGCACCGGACCCGGCGTCCCTCGGACTGACCGGTGCCGAACTGCGCGTCGCCGCCCTGGCCGCGGGCGGGCTGGCCAACCGCGCCATCGCGGCCGAGCTCTCGGTGACCCTGCGCACCGTCGAACTGCACTTGACCAAGGCTTACCGCAAGTTGGGCATCTCAGGGCGTGCGGAGCTGGCCGCCGCCCTCGGGCGCGCACCGAGGGAGACACCATGA